A DNA window from Haliovirga abyssi contains the following coding sequences:
- a CDS encoding ATPase domain-containing protein, whose protein sequence is MYIKTGISGFDKLFQNEGIIKENIYLLKGTPGSGKTTFGLEFIYNGAMFFNENGIIISFEEIPEQLYRDAKNQGLDLKKLEDEGKLKIIFSSPETVLKSEFIGEEGYLGNVVREMDIKRIVIDSVTHLKRISNTENEYRENLYRIISGIKSKKVTGMITEEFYNKLGVAEYVADGVIYLRNRKTENLKNIRTLEVFKSRGQDHISGEHYFEISRGIKVYPLIKDNLKIEGKEEERISTGVEKIDKMLDGGYIKGTFNLVVGSAGVGKTIFATNFLKDGLENKESVVFLSFEESENKFFQFTGSLGIDMKNPNFIFYHKYFDEAVVAKIIYEIENMLKNYNIKRVVIDTLNTMFFNENLEKEKIFINQLKYVFEKYGVTTMALLEEKKIMGEMELTDEGYSFLSDSIIMMRYLELEAVIKRVLTIVKARGIKHEKKIFEYNILQNKGINIIRKMNGVSGIMSGAATGKIKESINEIFQPLEFLDSFSEYIGTEASEKERKDISQQMKDVIKTLKNNLLNYLELNEDEING, encoded by the coding sequence ATGTATATAAAAACAGGAATAAGTGGGTTTGATAAACTTTTTCAGAATGAGGGGATTATTAAAGAAAATATATATTTATTAAAGGGGACTCCAGGTAGTGGGAAAACTACTTTTGGATTGGAATTTATTTATAATGGAGCTATGTTTTTTAATGAAAATGGGATAATAATATCATTCGAAGAAATTCCAGAACAATTATATAGAGATGCAAAAAATCAAGGATTAGATTTGAAAAAATTAGAAGATGAAGGAAAATTAAAAATAATATTTTCTTCGCCAGAAACTGTTTTAAAATCAGAATTTATTGGTGAAGAGGGATATTTAGGAAATGTAGTAAGAGAAATGGATATAAAAAGAATAGTTATAGATAGTGTCACACATTTAAAAAGAATTTCTAATACTGAGAATGAATATAGAGAAAATTTATATAGAATAATAAGTGGAATTAAATCAAAAAAAGTAACTGGAATGATTACAGAAGAATTTTATAATAAATTAGGAGTAGCAGAATATGTGGCTGATGGAGTAATATACTTGAGAAATAGAAAAACTGAAAATTTGAAAAACATTAGAACTTTAGAAGTGTTCAAATCAAGAGGTCAAGATCATATTTCTGGAGAACATTATTTTGAAATTAGTAGAGGAATAAAAGTATATCCATTAATAAAGGATAATTTAAAAATAGAAGGAAAAGAAGAGGAGAGAATAAGTACCGGTGTAGAAAAAATAGATAAAATGTTAGATGGGGGATATATAAAAGGGACATTTAATTTAGTGGTAGGAAGTGCTGGTGTAGGAAAAACAATATTTGCAACTAATTTTTTAAAAGATGGTTTAGAAAATAAAGAATCTGTAGTTTTTTTATCTTTTGAAGAGAGTGAAAATAAATTTTTTCAATTTACAGGTAGTTTAGGAATAGATATGAAAAATCCAAATTTTATCTTTTATCATAAATATTTTGATGAGGCAGTTGTGGCAAAAATTATATATGAAATAGAGAATATGTTAAAAAATTATAATATTAAAAGGGTTGTTATTGATACTTTGAATACAATGTTTTTTAATGAAAATTTAGAAAAAGAGAAGATTTTTATTAATCAATTAAAATATGTTTTTGAAAAATATGGAGTAACAACAATGGCACTATTAGAAGAGAAAAAGATAATGGGAGAAATGGAATTAACTGATGAGGGATATTCTTTCTTATCAGATTCTATTATTATGATGAGGTATTTAGAGTTAGAAGCTGTAATAAAGAGAGTTTTAACTATTGTAAAAGCAAGAGGTATAAAACATGAAAAGAAAATATTTGAATATAATATATTACAAAATAAGGGAATAAATATAATAAGAAAAATGAATGGAGTCTCTGGAATTATGTCAGGAGCTGCTACTGGTAAAATAAAAGAATCGATTAATGAGATTTTTCAACCACTTGAATTTTTAGATAGTTTTTCAGAATATATTGGAACTGAAGCTTCAGAAAAAGAAAGAAAAGATATTAGCCAACAGATGAAAGATGTTATAAAAACTTTGAAAAATAATCTGTTAAACTATTTAGAATTAAATGAGGATGAGATAAATGGATGA
- a CDS encoding HEAT repeat domain-containing protein has translation MDETYENKIITIKKILDEKDYSKSSVLIGYLKDKNYKIREMASNALVNIGTDLEVINILMEAISSDDPNYRNSAIASLVLMGEKAIPYLITEINNKDKDVRKFVIDSLGDIGSEKAIPYIIQRIDDIDENVEQSVCENLGKIGSPKGVETLIKALEKNDWIQFAAIEALGEIGDFSAVSHIIKIMKISNDWIKYVAIEALGKIGDETVLSHLCDEFFSENDEILKITVISIHKIVKNSKLKLCENINEKKELISKKLKQILEGDISQEITIPILSLIGILKLEKLYNVLIQGLLSNRQDISETALMSIKKYGEKGISKIENSLNENSHNLDYEVVLIYILGEIGAQSNKKEEVFKVIEMYIKREEEEIREVAIEALYKINKLQSKDYILKSIDDKSGNVRKMALHLMLDYKFDVSLEKIFKVLEDEYEDVRIAGEDLLVEIGKKRVEKLLIKKLKENINIINFPAVTHLIKIVGRLEILSGIGVIIELIEKYDELKEVGIQNLGKLRSRIALDYLIGKLKEENIQIRRMVADALGKINDDIVVQSLIEILDDDNEWVRYFAVNSLNNFKNEKILNKYIEMLRYTEESQVIIEILNGIGKYEDFLENEKIYEVVDKYIEDKDEDIQCAAIACLKKIILRNKKIRSRVIKMLETKSWKIKNSILELLFNVELENEEYIYVLPLLKDDNLIVKQKSLEIIGKSGKLNLLKPMIESIMDENLEEVAKRLLEKVKENGYPRLLEGLKSEYDAIRIFTANSLKIIGDISAVDILIESLKDSNWKVRYFSAEALGIINSEKALKPLTTLLNDKNEYVINAALNAIRKIGRA, from the coding sequence ATGGATGAAACATATGAAAATAAAATAATAACTATAAAAAAAATTTTAGATGAAAAAGATTATTCAAAAAGTTCTGTTTTGATTGGTTATTTAAAAGATAAAAATTATAAAATAAGAGAAATGGCATCAAATGCTTTAGTAAATATAGGAACTGATTTAGAAGTTATAAATATATTAATGGAGGCTATTAGCTCAGATGATCCAAATTATAGAAATAGTGCTATAGCTTCTCTTGTGCTTATGGGGGAAAAAGCGATTCCTTATTTGATAACAGAGATAAATAATAAAGATAAAGATGTAAGAAAATTTGTTATAGATTCGTTAGGAGATATTGGAAGTGAAAAAGCGATCCCATATATCATACAGAGAATAGATGATATAGATGAAAATGTAGAACAAAGTGTATGCGAAAATTTAGGGAAAATAGGCTCTCCAAAAGGGGTTGAAACTTTAATAAAGGCATTAGAAAAAAATGATTGGATACAATTTGCAGCTATAGAAGCGTTAGGGGAAATAGGGGATTTTTCTGCAGTATCACATATTATCAAAATAATGAAGATTTCAAATGATTGGATAAAGTATGTAGCTATAGAAGCATTAGGAAAAATAGGAGACGAAACTGTATTATCGCACTTATGTGATGAATTTTTTTCTGAAAATGATGAAATATTAAAAATAACAGTTATAAGCATTCACAAAATAGTAAAAAATTCAAAACTTAAATTGTGTGAAAATATAAATGAGAAAAAAGAATTAATATCAAAAAAATTAAAACAAATTTTAGAAGGTGATATAAGTCAAGAAATAACTATTCCGATTTTAAGTTTAATAGGTATTTTAAAATTAGAAAAATTATATAATGTTTTAATTCAAGGTTTGTTATCTAATAGGCAAGATATTTCAGAAACGGCATTAATGAGTATTAAAAAATATGGAGAAAAAGGGATATCTAAAATAGAGAACTCATTGAATGAAAATAGCCATAATTTAGATTATGAAGTTGTATTAATTTATATTTTAGGTGAAATTGGAGCTCAATCTAATAAAAAAGAAGAAGTTTTTAAAGTGATAGAGATGTATATTAAAAGAGAAGAAGAAGAAATTAGAGAGGTGGCAATAGAAGCATTATATAAAATCAATAAATTGCAATCAAAAGATTATATTTTGAAAAGTATAGATGATAAAAGCGGAAATGTAAGAAAAATGGCATTACATTTAATGTTAGACTATAAATTTGATGTTAGTTTAGAAAAAATTTTTAAAGTCTTAGAAGATGAATATGAAGATGTAAGAATAGCTGGAGAAGATTTATTAGTTGAAATTGGGAAAAAAAGAGTAGAAAAACTGTTAATAAAAAAACTAAAGGAAAATATTAATATAATAAATTTTCCAGCGGTAACACATCTTATTAAAATAGTAGGAAGATTAGAAATATTGAGTGGTATTGGAGTAATAATAGAACTTATAGAAAAATATGATGAATTAAAAGAAGTAGGAATTCAAAATTTAGGAAAATTACGAAGTAGAATTGCATTAGATTATTTAATAGGAAAACTAAAAGAAGAAAACATACAAATTAGAAGAATGGTGGCTGATGCATTAGGAAAGATAAATGATGATATCGTAGTACAATCTTTAATAGAAATATTAGATGATGATAATGAATGGGTTCGATATTTTGCTGTAAATTCATTAAATAATTTTAAAAACGAAAAAATATTAAATAAGTATATTGAGATGTTAAGATATACTGAAGAATCTCAAGTGATAATAGAAATTTTAAATGGTATTGGAAAATATGAAGATTTTTTAGAAAATGAAAAAATTTATGAGGTAGTAGATAAATATATTGAAGACAAAGATGAGGATATACAATGTGCAGCAATAGCATGTTTGAAAAAAATAATTTTAAGAAATAAAAAAATTAGAAGTAGAGTTATAAAGATGTTGGAAACTAAAAGTTGGAAAATTAAAAATTCTATATTAGAACTTTTATTTAATGTAGAATTAGAAAATGAAGAATACATATATGTATTACCATTGTTAAAAGATGATAATTTAATAGTAAAACAAAAATCTTTAGAAATTATAGGGAAATCTGGAAAATTAAATTTATTAAAGCCAATGATTGAAAGTATAATGGACGAAAATCTAGAAGAAGTTGCAAAGAGATTATTAGAAAAAGTAAAAGAAAATGGATATCCTAGACTATTAGAAGGATTGAAATCTGAATATGACGCAATTAGAATATTCACAGCAAATTCTCTTAAAATAATAGGAGATATTAGCGCAGTAGATATTTTAATAGAAAGTTTGAAAGATAGTAATTGGAAAGTTAGATATTTTTCCGCAGAAGCTCTTGGGATAATAAATTCTGAAAAAGCATTAAAACCGCTAACGACACTTCTTAATGATAAAAATGAATATGTAATAAATGCGGCTCTTAATGCAATAAGAAAAATTGGGAGAGCATAA
- a CDS encoding CheR family methyltransferase: MVNSKFSRRKIVEEKDDVEFKLEEFYTIRDFIYSKSGIYFKENKIELLRNRIIKKIKDNSFNSFKEYYYYLKYNSDEKEFKLLMDAITINETKFFRNNILMSNFEAVILPEILKEKEINREKYIKILSVGCSTGEEPYTIAMILEENKDILMEKGISYKIVAGDISSKALNSAKEGIYKTTQFRATKDKYIKKYFKVIGEGKYEIDFSLKSKIDFNYLNLADLNSLKSLGNFDIIFCRNVMIYFDNDFKTKLIKQFYEMLNENGYLFIGYSESLFSINNDFKLKQLNGSIVYKKEAEKCQKY, encoded by the coding sequence ATGGTAAATTCAAAGTTTAGTAGAAGAAAAATTGTAGAGGAAAAAGATGATGTTGAGTTTAAATTAGAGGAGTTTTATACTATTAGAGATTTTATATATTCAAAGTCAGGAATATATTTTAAAGAAAATAAAATAGAACTTTTAAGAAATAGAATAATAAAAAAAATAAAAGATAATAGTTTTAATTCTTTTAAAGAATATTATTATTATTTGAAGTATAATAGTGATGAAAAAGAGTTTAAGCTATTAATGGATGCTATTACAATAAATGAAACTAAATTTTTTAGAAATAATATTTTAATGTCAAATTTTGAAGCAGTTATATTACCAGAAATTTTAAAAGAAAAAGAAATAAATAGAGAAAAATATATAAAAATATTAAGTGTAGGATGTTCTACTGGAGAGGAACCATATACAATAGCAATGATATTGGAAGAGAATAAAGATATTTTAATGGAAAAAGGGATAAGTTACAAAATAGTGGCTGGAGATATTAGTTCAAAAGCTTTAAATTCTGCTAAAGAAGGTATTTATAAAACAACACAATTTAGGGCAACTAAAGATAAATATATAAAAAAATATTTTAAAGTTATAGGAGAAGGAAAGTATGAAATAGATTTTAGTTTAAAATCTAAAATTGATTTTAACTATTTAAATCTAGCAGATTTAAATAGTTTGAAATCTTTAGGTAATTTTGATATTATATTTTGTAGAAATGTAATGATATATTTTGACAATGATTTTAAAACAAAATTAATAAAACAATTTTATGAGATGTTAAATGAAAATGGATATTTATTTATAGGGTATTCAGAATCTTTATTTTCTATAAATAATGATTTTAAATTAAAACAATTAAATGGTTCAATAGTATATAAAAAGGAGGCTGAAAAATGTCAAAAATATTAA
- a CDS encoding response regulator: MSKILIVDDSSTIRKLVKFTLQMKKHEVTLAEDGLQAYRLFMQYDFDLIITDLNMPIMNGIELIKKIRLGSKFKDIPIILLTTESEEKDKKMGEKVGVTKYITKPFQPPKLLKEIEEILKS; this comes from the coding sequence ATGTCAAAAATATTAATAGTAGATGATTCGAGCACAATAAGAAAATTAGTAAAATTTACATTACAAATGAAAAAGCATGAAGTAACATTGGCTGAAGATGGATTGCAGGCGTATAGATTATTTATGCAATATGATTTTGATTTAATTATAACTGATTTGAATATGCCTATAATGAATGGAATAGAGCTTATAAAAAAAATTAGGTTAGGAAGTAAATTTAAAGATATACCAATTATATTATTAACAACAGAATCAGAAGAAAAAGATAAAAAAATGGGTGAAAAAGTTGGAGTAACCAAATATATAACAAAACCATTTCAACCTCCAAAGTTATTAAAAGAGATAGAGGAAATATTAAAATCCTAA
- the cheB gene encoding chemotaxis-specific protein-glutamate methyltransferase CheB has product MINAMVVDDSSFMRRAIKKILEKSGKIKVIEMANNGKDAFDKLMNNDEIDVITMDVEMPIMDGLEATKLIMDNKPRPIIILSSVTQYGTESAIKALEYGAVDIIVKSGNLSLDMNKLSNEIVDKVISVSGVTIKNNMRNLLIKNKILEKSIKKYDSEFIYSKNIRYKKLERMEKNPKVLFIGASTGGPKVLKKLIMGLPKLNLPIIITQHMPKGFTESLAKTLNSVSAMDVKEIAIGEELKSGIVYVVPGGTEHTILEKKDGKLIFNLKSNNEENKFYIPSVDVMLKSLVDIFNGRVFVIILTGMGNDGLDGVKYLRKYKNGYVIVESEETAIIYGMPRVIAEENLENEILENDKIADRVIKLLKTV; this is encoded by the coding sequence ATGATTAATGCAATGGTTGTAGATGATTCATCTTTTATGCGAAGAGCTATAAAAAAAATATTAGAAAAAAGCGGAAAAATAAAAGTTATAGAAATGGCAAATAATGGAAAAGATGCTTTTGATAAATTAATGAACAACGATGAAATAGATGTAATAACAATGGATGTAGAAATGCCTATAATGGATGGATTGGAGGCTACCAAGCTTATAATGGATAATAAGCCGCGTCCAATAATAATATTAAGTTCTGTCACACAATATGGGACAGAGAGTGCTATAAAAGCTCTTGAATATGGTGCGGTAGATATTATTGTAAAATCAGGAAATCTTTCTTTAGATATGAATAAACTGTCTAATGAGATAGTTGATAAAGTTATCTCTGTTTCAGGAGTAACTATAAAGAATAATATGAGAAATTTATTGATAAAAAATAAAATATTAGAAAAAAGTATAAAGAAATATGATAGTGAGTTTATATATTCGAAAAATATTAGATATAAAAAATTAGAAAGAATGGAAAAAAATCCAAAAGTTTTATTTATAGGAGCTTCAACTGGAGGACCAAAAGTATTGAAAAAACTTATAATGGGATTGCCAAAGCTAAACTTACCTATAATAATAACCCAACATATGCCTAAAGGATTTACAGAATCACTTGCAAAAACTTTAAATTCTGTAAGTGCAATGGATGTAAAAGAGATTGCAATAGGAGAAGAGTTAAAGAGTGGGATCGTTTATGTCGTTCCTGGTGGAACGGAACATACTATATTAGAAAAAAAAGATGGGAAATTAATATTTAATTTAAAATCAAACAATGAAGAAAATAAATTTTATATTCCATCTGTAGATGTTATGTTAAAATCGTTAGTAGATATATTTAATGGAAGAGTATTTGTGATTATATTGACAGGAATGGGGAATGATGGCTTGGATGGTGTTAAATATTTAAGGAAATATAAGAACGGATATGTAATAGTAGAATCAGAAGAGACAGCTATAATATATGGGATGCCAAGAGTTATTGCAGAAGAAAATTTAGAAAATGAAATATTAGAAAATGATAAAATTGCAGATAGAGTTATAAAATTATTAAAAACTGTTTAA
- a CDS encoding nucleotidyltransferase, producing MKATGIIVEYNPFHNGHKYHIKKAREVGNSDCIIAVMSGDFLQRGEPAILNKWERTKMALLNGVDIVLELPTIYSTQSAEIFAYGAILVLEAMKVKNLVFGSENGNISNFLNYVDFIEEFKDEIDFEIKKLIKTGISYPNAMSNVIGKKIKIDGFLQPNNILGIEYIKAIRKLNLLIEPLTIKREKSNYNDKDIKGNIASATAIRKTIFEGDIEKIKKAIPEETFGILSKNVKMKNLKKIDDFYQILRYKIISDKEKLLDIQDLEIGLENRLYEAALKAKTFYEFYQLVVTKRYTMSRLYRVFTHILLGITKEMTDNAKNIDSMYGRILGISDIGKKYLRDIKQDESLEIITNLKESKKIKGGKRAIFELGLKSSYIYSIDKEYIEPRFPIFLKY from the coding sequence ATGAAAGCAACTGGAATAATTGTAGAATATAATCCTTTTCACAATGGACATAAATATCACATAAAAAAAGCTAGAGAAGTGGGAAATTCTGATTGTATAATAGCTGTTATGAGTGGGGATTTTTTACAAAGAGGAGAACCTGCTATTTTGAATAAATGGGAAAGAACGAAAATGGCCTTATTAAATGGAGTGGATATAGTATTGGAACTTCCAACAATTTATTCTACACAATCAGCAGAAATATTTGCATATGGAGCTATTTTAGTTTTAGAAGCAATGAAAGTTAAAAATTTAGTTTTTGGTTCTGAAAATGGAAATATTTCTAATTTTTTAAATTATGTTGATTTTATAGAAGAATTTAAAGATGAAATTGATTTTGAAATAAAAAAACTTATAAAAACAGGAATTAGCTATCCTAATGCAATGAGCAATGTTATTGGCAAAAAAATAAAAATAGATGGATTTTTACAACCTAATAATATTTTAGGAATTGAATATATAAAGGCAATAAGAAAGTTGAATTTGTTAATAGAGCCACTTACTATAAAAAGAGAAAAATCAAATTATAATGATAAAGATATAAAGGGAAATATTGCAAGTGCAACAGCAATAAGAAAAACTATATTTGAAGGAGATATAGAAAAAATAAAAAAAGCTATCCCAGAAGAAACTTTTGGAATTTTATCTAAGAATGTAAAAATGAAAAATTTAAAAAAAATAGATGATTTTTATCAAATTTTAAGGTATAAAATTATTAGTGATAAAGAAAAGCTATTAGATATACAAGATTTAGAAATTGGGTTAGAAAATAGGCTATATGAAGCAGCACTAAAAGCAAAAACTTTTTATGAATTTTATCAATTAGTAGTAACTAAGAGATATACAATGTCAAGATTATATAGAGTTTTTACACATATTTTATTGGGAATAACAAAAGAGATGACTGATAATGCAAAAAATATAGATTCTATGTATGGGAGAATTTTGGGAATTTCTGATATTGGGAAAAAATATTTAAGAGATATAAAGCAAGATGAATCTCTTGAGATAATAACTAATTTAAAAGAAAGTAAAAAAATAAAAGGGGGAAAACGAGCAATTTTTGAACTTGGATTAAAAAGTTCATATATATATTCGATAGATAAAGAGTATATAGAACCTAGATTCCCAATTTTTTTAAAATATTAG
- a CDS encoding BMP family lipoprotein, whose product MKLIRKNLVLVLVLMLTVGAVAQAGLFDFFKKKSDTKVTKKATVKKLKAGIVFSIGGLGDKSFNDSAFRGMKMGKDKLGVEFNYVEPASPAEDEQYLRQYAEAGYDLVIATGFLMHDSCEKVAKEFPNIKFAIIDSYVDLPNVSSLLFKEDEGSFLVGAVAGMMTKTNTVGFVGGMDIPLIHKFQNGFEQGAKYVNPKVKALSVYTSGPNPFNDPVRGKEEALSLMQQDADVVYHAAGGTGMGVIEAAKEKGVYAIGVDSDQDGVAPGVVLTSMMKNVDVAVYNTIKAVKDGTFKAGENRFGLKENGVGVTNFEYTKNKLPAGTIEKIKEIKAKIISGEIKLAK is encoded by the coding sequence ATGAAATTAATCAGAAAAAATTTAGTATTAGTATTGGTACTAATGCTAACAGTAGGGGCAGTAGCTCAAGCGGGATTATTTGATTTTTTTAAGAAAAAATCAGACACAAAAGTAACAAAAAAGGCGACAGTGAAAAAATTAAAAGCAGGAATTGTATTTTCAATCGGTGGATTAGGAGACAAATCATTTAATGATTCAGCTTTCAGAGGAATGAAAATGGGTAAAGACAAATTGGGTGTAGAATTTAATTATGTTGAACCAGCATCACCAGCAGAAGATGAACAATATTTAAGACAATATGCAGAAGCAGGATATGATTTAGTAATAGCAACAGGATTTTTAATGCATGATTCATGTGAAAAGGTTGCCAAAGAGTTTCCAAATATTAAATTTGCAATAATTGATTCTTATGTAGATTTACCAAATGTATCGTCATTATTATTTAAAGAAGATGAAGGATCATTCTTAGTAGGAGCTGTTGCTGGAATGATGACAAAAACAAATACAGTAGGATTTGTTGGTGGAATGGATATACCATTAATTCATAAATTCCAAAATGGATTTGAACAAGGTGCAAAATATGTAAATCCTAAAGTAAAAGCATTAAGTGTATATACAAGTGGACCAAATCCATTTAATGATCCAGTTAGAGGTAAAGAAGAAGCTTTATCATTAATGCAACAAGATGCAGATGTAGTTTATCATGCAGCTGGTGGTACTGGAATGGGAGTTATTGAAGCAGCAAAAGAAAAAGGTGTTTATGCAATAGGTGTAGATTCTGATCAAGATGGAGTTGCTCCAGGAGTTGTATTAACAAGTATGATGAAAAATGTTGATGTAGCAGTATATAATACTATAAAAGCTGTAAAAGATGGTACTTTTAAAGCTGGAGAAAATAGATTTGGATTAAAAGAAAATGGTGTAGGAGTTACTAACTTCGAATATACTAAAAATAAATTACCAGCAGGAACTATAGAAAAAATAAAAGAAATAAAAGCAAAAATCATTAGTGGAGAAATAAAATTAGCTAAATAA